The Halomicronema hongdechloris C2206 genome includes a window with the following:
- a CDS encoding translation initiation factor, translating to MAQRKSSSKGSPCDRTVYSEFGGSNHAALARAQPDLPPEKQQLRVQASRKGRKGKTVTVISGFQQAPERLNALAKTLKGKCGSGGTVKDNTIEIQGDHADQLVQLLSQQGYPAKASGR from the coding sequence ATGGCTCAGCGTAAATCCTCCTCTAAAGGCTCCCCATGCGATCGCACCGTTTACTCTGAATTCGGGGGATCCAACCATGCCGCCTTGGCCAGGGCTCAGCCTGACTTACCCCCAGAAAAGCAACAGCTGCGGGTTCAGGCCAGTCGCAAGGGCCGCAAAGGCAAGACCGTCACCGTCATCAGTGGATTCCAACAGGCCCCGGAGCGCCTCAATGCCCTGGCCAAAACCCTGAAGGGCAAATGCGGCAGCGGCGGCACCGTCAAGGACAACACCATTGAGATTCAAGGCGACCACGCGGACCAGCTGGTGCAGCTGTTGAGCCAGCAAGGGTATCCAGCCAAAGCCAGCGGTCGCTGA